From the genome of Bradyrhizobium sp. ORS 278:
CTCCGGTGCGGCGCCGCGCGGCCCTTGATGAGCACTCCGTCACATCGACCGTGAAGATCGAGGTCAAGGCGCGGCCATTGCCGGCGTTCGACCTGCGCGATCGGGCGCAACAGCGCTTCGGGATGCTGCAATATCGCAGCGGCGTCGCGCTGACCTCGTCCTGTCCGGGCTTCGGTGGTCTCTCCGGCATGCGGCTCGATGCAAAAGGCGAGCGTTTCCTCGCGGTCAGCGACAAGGGCGGCTGGTTCACCGGCCGGATCGTCTATTCGGGTCGCGAGATCGCGGGGCTCGCGGATGTCGAGGCGTCGCCGCTGCTCGGTCCCGACGGCCGGCCGATCACCGATCGCGGCTGGTACGATTCCGAGTCGCTCGCGCGCGACGGTGACGTCGTCTATGTCGGCCTCGAACGCGTCAATCTGCTCTTGCGCTATGACTTCGCCAAAGGCGGCACTGGCGCGCGCAGCGAGATCATGCCGCTGCCGCCCGCGGCCAGGCGGCTGCCGAACAACAAGGGACTCGAGGCGCTGGTGGTCGTGCCGAAGGGGCTGCCGCTGGCCGGGACGGTGATCGCGATCTCCGAACGGGGCCTCGATGCGAACGGCAATCTGCTGGCGTTCCTGGTCGGTGGGCCCGCCATGGCTCAGTTCAGCGTCGTCCGCAGCAATGATTTCGACGTCAGCGACGCCGTGCTGTTGCCGTCCGGCGACCTGCTGGTGCTGGAGCGCAAATTCTCCCTGCTCAGCGGCGTCGGCATCCGGATCCGCCGCATCAAGCTTGCCGATATCGCGCCGGGGGCGCTGGTCGACGGTCCCTCGATCTTCACCGCCGATCTGGGCCAGGAGATCGACAACCTCGAAGGCATCGATGCGCATGTCACGCCGGAAGGCGACACCGTGCTGACCTTGGTGTCGGACGACAATTTCTCGATGATCCAGCGCACGCTGCTCCTGCAGTTCACATTGCTGGAATGAGCCGCAAGGCGGCGCAGCGACCGCGTTGACCCTGTCGCAGCCATCGCCGACACTCGCGGCTGAGATCATCCCATCATCATGTCAGCCTGGAACTCAGCATGAGCGCCCTGTTCACTCCCATCAAGCTGCGCGGCCTGGAGCTTGCCAACCGCATCGTCGTGTCGCCGATGTGCCAGTACTCGGCCGAGAACGGCGCCGCCAATGACTGGCACTTCACCCACATCAACACGCTGGCGCTGTCGGGTGCGGCGATGTTCTGCATCGAGGCGACGCATGTCGAGCCGATCGGACGCATCACGCCTGGCTGCCTCGGGCTGTGGGACGATGCGACGGAAGCTGCGCTGAAGCCGATCCTCGCCTCGGTACGCAAGCATGCGAAAACGGCGATCGCGATGCAGCTCGCCCATGCCGGCCGCAAGGGCTCCAGCCACAAGCCGTGGGATGGCGGCCAGCAGATCGCGCTGAGCGAGGGCGGCTGGCAGACGGTCGCGCCGTCGGCGCTGCCGCATAAGGAGGGCGAGCTTGCCCCGGAGGCGCTCGACACCGCTGGCCTTCAGCGCATCCGAGAGGCGTTCGTCTCCGCGGCGCAGCGCGCTGCCCGCCTCGGGATCGATGCGATCGAGGTGCATGGCGCGCACGGCTATCTGCTGCATCAGTTCCTGTCGCCGATCGCCAATCGGCGCAGCGACGCTTACGGCGGCTCGCTCGAAAATCGCATGCGCTTCCCGCTCCAAGTCTTCGATGCCGTGCGCGCCGTCTTCCCGGCGGACAAGCCGGTCGGCATGCGCGTCTCGGCGACCGACTGGGTCGAGGGCGGCTGGGATCTCGACCAGACGATTGCCTTTGCGAACGAGTTGAAGCGCCGCGGCGTCGACTGGATCGATGTGTCCTCGGGTGGTGCGTCGCCGCTGCAGAAGATCACGCTCGGTCCCGGCTATCAGGTGCCGTTCGCAGACGCGGTGAAAAAGGCCACGGGATTGCCGACCATGGCGGTCGGCCTCATCACGCAGGCGCAGCAAGCGGAGGAGATCGTGGCCTCCGGCAAGGCCGACATGATCGCGCTCGCCCGCGGCATGCTCTACGACCCGCGCTGGGGCTGGCATGCGGCGGCCGAGTTGGGCGGCCAGGTTGCCGCGCCCCCGCAATATTGGCGCTCGCAGCCCTCGACGCACAAGGAGCTGTTCGGCCGGACGACGTTCGGCGCACGCTGACGTGCAATTGAACGAGCGTGACCCGCGGATCAGCATTGCAGAAATCCGCGGGTCATCATTCCGCCAGCGACACAGCGAACGATTGCCGCTGTTCGACGAAGTGATAGACTTCGCAGACCACGTGCGGCGTTGCCGACTCCGTTGGTCGTGTTTCGTCTCGCGTGACGATGAGCGCATCACAAAGGTGCGCCGCAGTATAAACGCGAGAGGAAAGCGCCATGGAAATCGGATACTTCACGATGCCCTCGCATCCGCCGGAGTGCGGATTGAAGGAAGGGCAGGAGTGGGACCTTCAGGTCCTGCGCTGGCTCGATGAGCTCGGCTATCAGGAAGCCTGGATCGGCGAGCATCACACCGCGCCATGGGAGCCGCATCCCGCGCCCGATCTGATTTTGGCGCAGGCGTTCCGCGAGACCAAGAACATCCGCCTCGGCCCCGGCGGCTTCCTGCTGCCCTATCATCATCCGGCCGAGCTCGCCAACCGCGTCGCGATGCTGGATCATCTCTCCGACGGCCGGCTCAATTTCGGCATTGCCGCATCCGGCCTGCCGAGCGACTGGGCGATGTTCAATGTCGACGGCATTAGCGGCCAGAACCGCGAGATGACGCGCGAGGCGCTGGAGATCATCCTGCGGCTATGGACCGA
Proteins encoded in this window:
- a CDS encoding esterase-like activity of phytase family protein, giving the protein MTLQAIADRRRFLALTLGGISAFAICRGAGAQSIAPPVRRRAALDEHSVTSTVKIEVKARPLPAFDLRDRAQQRFGMLQYRSGVALTSSCPGFGGLSGMRLDAKGERFLAVSDKGGWFTGRIVYSGREIAGLADVEASPLLGPDGRPITDRGWYDSESLARDGDVVYVGLERVNLLLRYDFAKGGTGARSEIMPLPPAARRLPNNKGLEALVVVPKGLPLAGTVIAISERGLDANGNLLAFLVGGPAMAQFSVVRSNDFDVSDAVLLPSGDLLVLERKFSLLSGVGIRIRRIKLADIAPGALVDGPSIFTADLGQEIDNLEGIDAHVTPEGDTVLTLVSDDNFSMIQRTLLLQFTLLE
- a CDS encoding NADH:flavin oxidoreductase/NADH oxidase is translated as MSALFTPIKLRGLELANRIVVSPMCQYSAENGAANDWHFTHINTLALSGAAMFCIEATHVEPIGRITPGCLGLWDDATEAALKPILASVRKHAKTAIAMQLAHAGRKGSSHKPWDGGQQIALSEGGWQTVAPSALPHKEGELAPEALDTAGLQRIREAFVSAAQRAARLGIDAIEVHGAHGYLLHQFLSPIANRRSDAYGGSLENRMRFPLQVFDAVRAVFPADKPVGMRVSATDWVEGGWDLDQTIAFANELKRRGVDWIDVSSGGASPLQKITLGPGYQVPFADAVKKATGLPTMAVGLITQAQQAEEIVASGKADMIALARGMLYDPRWGWHAAAELGGQVAAPPQYWRSQPSTHKELFGRTTFGAR